Genomic segment of Candidatus Peregrinibacteria bacterium:
CTCATCCACGAAGAAATCCTTACCTACTTCAAGCAATAGGTGCTTCAACATAAAGGCTTAAATTGTCGATGCTAAAGCCTCAAGCTTTCAATAGCTGCCACTCTATCCTCCGCGCCAAATATATAGCTACCGGCAACAAAAACATTCGCTCCAGCATCGCGAGCAAGCTTAATGGTTTCAGCGTTAATACCTCCGTCAACTTCTATATCAAGATTCGGAGCCATCTCTCGCAATTTTCGAATTTTTGGAATAACATCTTCTATAAAACTTTGGCCACCAAATCCAGGGTGTACAGTCATAAGTAAAACCTGATCTACATCACTCAAATATTCCTCAATCCCATCAAGCGGAGTTTCGGGATTATATACAATTTCCACTTTTGCACCGAGTTCCTTAATTTGACGAATGGTCGCACCCAAGTCTTCACAAGCCTCGACCTGCACTCCAATAATCGGCGCATGCTCATTACCGGATTTTTTCACAGCTTCCACAAAAGCCTCAACATATTTTTCCGGATTCTCAATCATCAGATGAATATCCAATGGTAAGTTTGACTTAATACTTTTTACAACAGCCGGACCAATAGTAAGGTTTGGTACAAAATGTCCATCCATAACATCCACATGAATCAAATCCACGAACGGCTCAACTTCTGCAATTTCCTCATTCAATTTTCCAAAGTCCGATGACAATATTGACGGTGCAATTTTTATTTCAAGCATTTTTAAATTAAAAAAGAATAATTCATAAATATTTTAACACTAAACAAATAAGAAGAATAGTTTTTCACCATTGACATAAATTCTAAGAAGCATAAATTTGTAAAAGGATAAATATTTCACATGAACGTATTTGATCGAAATAAAATCTCAGCTTTAACAGCCGGTAACGGTGCTGTTCTTGATATTTCAAGGTATGCAATTGAAGGCCCGGGGCGAGATATGGTGGAGGAAGGTTTTAAACGAGCGAGCAGTGGTGAGAAGCATGGCTTACAGATAGCAATAAAAGCTTTAACCGAAGGTGGTGATAGAGTGATACTCAATGTTGACTCAGGGGCGGAGTCTAAAGAAATTGAAACTGGAAGGAGTAATTTACACTTAGGTGGTAACGCAGTTAATACGGGGATA
This window contains:
- the rpe gene encoding ribulose-phosphate 3-epimerase, which codes for MLEIKIAPSILSSDFGKLNEEIAEVEPFVDLIHVDVMDGHFVPNLTIGPAVVKSIKSNLPLDIHLMIENPEKYVEAFVEAVKKSGNEHAPIIGVQVEACEDLGATIRQIKELGAKVEIVYNPETPLDGIEEYLSDVDQVLLMTVHPGFGGQSFIEDVIPKIRKLREMAPNLDIEVDGGINAETIKLARDAGANVFVAGSYIFGAEDRVAAIESLRL